DNA from Halobaculum sp. XH14:
GACGTCGACGTCGAGCCCCATCTCCTCGCGGGTCTCCCGGAGCTCCCTGATCTGTCGCCGGTAGTACGCGACGCCCACGATGGCCAGCGCGCCGAACACCGCGAGCAGCCCGCCGAACAGCGAGAGGTCCCGCTCGAGGTAGAACTGCACGAGGACGGTGTCGGTCGCCACCTCGTCCCAGGTGACGTGGACGCGGTCCTGAGCGTCGGTCCGCGTCTCCGCGCCGCCGGGCGAGACCCGACCGAACACCGGGACGGAGACGTCCCTGTCGGGCGGCAGGACGACCTCGTAGGAGCCCTCGACGTACGTCGGGACGACGAAGCGTTTCGGCGTGCTCTCGGCGGTGAACGCGACCTGGCCGCCCGCCACCGGGGTGCGAATCGTCACCTCGTCGCGCGTCTCCCGGACGCTCCCGCGCTCGGCGAGCGTCGAGCCGTCGATGACCGTGCCGTTGGGGTAGCGATAGCGGACCGCACGAACGTCGAGCGGGTTCCTGCCGCCCAGCCCGTCGTTCCGGTAGAGAACGAGTTCCGAACCGTTCACCCGGTAGACGCCCTGGAACGTGGAGTCGGCGCGGACGGTGACGTGGACGTCGACGCTCTCGTTCCAGGCGTAGCCGTCGCCGGCCGGCTCCTGGTCGAGCCGCTCTGCCGGGACCGAGTCGTCGCCGAAGAAGCCGAGACAGCCGGAGAGGAGGAGCATGCCCACGAGCGCGAGCAGCGCGAGGACCCGGCGTCGCCTCATGGAATGACGGCTTTGAGTTCGGCGGGGAGATACCCCCCGATGGCCGCCAGCAACCCCGGCGGGTCGGTTCCCTCGGTGCAGACGATGCTCTGTTCGAGCAGGCCGAGTCGCTCCACCGTGACGATGTCCTGCGCGTGGCCCGCCCGGTTCACCGTCGCCCGGACCTCGCCGCGGGTCGCGCTGTTGACGTTCACGCGGCCGTCGCCGCGCGTCCAGTCGTACAGCCGGTCGCGCTCGGCGTCCGCGAGTTCGTGGTCGCCGTCCCCGTCGTAGACGAACCGGAGCGCGAGGTGCTGGACGAGTCCGAAGCGGTCGCGAATCTGGGCGGGCGAGCCGGCACCGAGTCCGATGCCGGCGACGGGGATTCGGATCTCCCGGCCGGCGTCGAGGACGAACCCCTCCTCGTCCCAGCTCTCGAGGGTGCCGCGGTACGTCTCGCCGTCGGTGAAGTGGTCGGTCACCTCGCCCCACCGCTCGCGGAGGAGGTTCCGTGCGACCGTCGCGTCCGGGCCGTCGACCGTGACCGAGACGAAGTCGTCGTGGCGGACACCCACGTCGGACTCGACGTCGAGCTCGCCCAGGTCGTTGGCGACGAGCGAGGCCATCCCGTCGAGGGCCCTGTCGCGCGCGTCGCCGGTCACGTAGCACTTCGTCGCCAGGACGACCATTACGCGCCTGCCCCGGCGTCGTCGTGCTCGACGTTGAGCTCCTCGCGGAGCTGGTCGATGCGCCACTCCATCGCCTCGACGAGGCGGCTGTTCTCCATCGACTCCAGCGGTGAGCCACACTCGGGACACTCGAAGCCGAACTCCATCGCCTCCTCGAACTCGAAGCGGATGGAGTCGACCTCACAGAGGTAGAACTGGTGGTCCTCCTCGTAGGACTCCCGCTGTTCGAGCCCCTCCAGCAGCCGGTACATCTCCTCCTCCAGGTTCTCGGGGATGTTGTCGTACTGGAACGTCCAGAGGTACGTGAGCCAGCCCGAGTCCTCGTCGCGGACGCGGCGGTACGACGCGAGGTCGTTCTCGTAGAGGATGAACAGCGCCCGGCGGACGTCGTTCAGCTCCAGTCCGAGTTCCTCCGCGAGTTCCTCGTCGGTGACCTCCCCGTCCGGCGGCGCCGCGGCGACGGGCATGCCGGTGGGGCCGACGAGTTCGTGGAGGTACTTCTGGATGACCGGGTCCTCCAGGAGTTCCTCAAAAGCCATTGGGGGAAAACGGGGGTGGATTCATTTAAAGGAACCGGATAGGGCGGCCCGGGCCGGCCACAGTTATGGCCCACGAGCCCAACCCACACGGCGTGCCCCCCGACACGCCGCCGGTTCCCGTCGAACGGCTCGCGGAGGGTGACTGGCGCGAACTGGAGCGGGCCGCGTGGCGGCCGTTCGACGTCGGCTTGCTCGCCGTCGATGCGACCCGGGTGGTGTACGAGGACGCGACCCTCCGGAACCGGATCCGCGAATCGACGGGGATCGACGGCTCCTGGCGCTTCTTTCTGGCCGCCCGGCTAGAACTCTCACCGACGCCACCCGGGTCACGCGCGCTGACCGCGCTCGTCACCGACAGGGCGCTTTCCGGCTTCGTCGACGTGCTCGCGGAACGGGGGTTCGCGGACGTTCGGCGGGCCGCGTCGTGGGACGAGCCGGCCACTCGACCGGTGGCGGAACAGGGCGACGACCGCGAGCCCTCGGACGCGCCGGTCGAGTACGTCGCTCGCTGTACCGTCGACGGCGTCTCGCTCCGCGCGACGGCGCTCGCCCTCGTCCGCCCGGTCGAGGGCGGCTACGTCCTCGCCGGTGGTGCCTATCCGACGGGCGTGCGCGACGCTCCCGACGGGGTGGGAGCCGACGCGATCGAACGTGAACTCGATCCCGCCCGGTTCCGATCCGAACTCCTGGCGCTCGTTCGGGCTACCTGCTGATCCCGAGCCGCTCCTGGACGGTCGGGATCAGCTCACCCGGGTCCACCTCGCCCAGCGCCTCGTCGGCGAGCGCGAGCTGTTGGCGGGGACGACCGACGCCCTCGGGGACCCGTCTCGTCTCGACGATGTCGGCGCTCGCCAGCCGTTCCTTCGCCCGCGCGACCTCGGTCCGGCTCGAGAAGTTCACCTCGCGGGCCCACTCGCCGAGTTCGATGGAGAACAGTTCGTGACGGGCTCCGACGAGGGTACAGACGCCGACCGGGTCGAGCACGTCGTCCTCACGGACGGCCTCGGCGCCGTCGAGCGCGCCCGACAGGGTTCTCGCCGCGTCCGGCCAGCGGTCCCGAAAGGTGTCGAGGAGGACGTCGCGCGCGGGGACCTCGGGGCGGTAGTCGGCGGCTTCCGCCCACCGGATCTCGAACGCCTCGCGGAACGCCGCCGTCACCTCGTCGTCGCTCGTCGAGAGCGAACTCATCGTGGAGTCGGCCCGGACGTGGACCCAGGCCCGTCCGTCACCGAGCGTCAGGCTCTCGGCGATGTCGGGGGCGGTTCGAACGACGAGTCTGTCGCCGTCGATGGCCTCGGCGGCGGCCGTCGCGGTCCGGAACTCGTCGAACAGGTCCTCGGCGTCGGCCGGCGTCAGGAACAGCCTCGCCGTCTCCTTCCCGGTTCGCACCGAGCGGGCAACCGACCGCGCGAGCCGCGGGGGTGGGGAGACGAACAGCGGATCACGCGCGGTTGCGAGGAGCGTCTCGGCGACGGAGGGCGTCGCCTCGAGCGAGCGAGCGGGCATGGGGGAGGATGGACGACGGGCCGACTTTAATTTTCACTATCCGTTCCGGGCGAAAGTGAGATAGCCCGTGTGACCGACCCCGGCGGTGCTGGGCCGCGTGCCGCGGTCGTCGACGTGGAGCTCCCGCTGGATCGTCTCCAGCGTCTCGACGCCGAGCAGTCCGACCGCGTCCGCCGCCTCCTCCGCCCGCCGCGCGTCCTCCACGAACGGGGCGTAAACGGCGCAGTAGCCGCCGCTGGTGAGCAGTTCCGGCGCGTGTTCGACCACGGTCGCCGCGTCGGCCGTGTCGAGCGTGAGGAGGTCGAACTCCTCCCCGGAGAGCGCGTCGAGGTCCTCGAGCACGTCGCCCCCGCGAACCTCGACGCGGTCGTCGACGCCCGCGAGCGCCATGTTGTCGCGGGCGACCTCCGCGAATTCGGGGTCCCGTTCGTAGGTGGTCACTGCGGCTCCCAGCCGGCCGAGATACGCCGAGAGCACGCCGGTTCCGGTGCCGGCGTCGAGCACGCGGTCGCCCGACTGCGCGCCGACGTGGCCCACGACCAGTCCGACGTCGCGGGGCATCATCGGCGCGCCGGTGCGCTCGAAGTGGTTGAACAGGTCCGGACCACGGAGCGCGCGAACGGTGAACGGTTCCTCGAGATGCGTCTCGATGATCTGGCCGGGGTCCGGGTCGTCCGGAACGGTCAACACGCCGAGGTCGGTCTGGAGCTCCTCGCCCGGCGTGCGGAGGTACTCGCGGTCCGAGTCCGCGTGAACGAGGAGGACGGCCGCGTGGCTCACTCCAGCCGGGAGATCGCCGCCGCGAGGTCGCCGTCCTCGGCCTCGAGGGCCTCCCGGGCCGCGTCGGTGCTTACGCCCGCCCGCTGTGCGACGATCTCCACGTCGTCCGCGGGAATCTCGTCGGCCTCGCCGCCCGAGTCGTCGCCGGATTCGATGGCGGCGTCACCGCCGTCGCCGCCCTTGCCGACCGCGCGGGACTCAGGGGAGCCGACGACCTGGTAGGTCTGCTGGCCCTGGGCGTCCATCCGCGTGACTTGGGCGTCCCCGAACACGAGCTCCTCGTCGGCCGTCCGGATGATCACCTCCTCGGCGTCGAGTTCGGTCACGTCGATGCCCATCTGTTTCATCATCTGTTCCATCTTCCGTGGGTTCATGCCGCCGCCTCCGAACATGCCAGGAGCGTCGGCGTGCCGGAGCAAAAGCGTGGCGACGTGCCTCGCTGGTGGGACTCGTTGGCACGCGCTCGGCCCCGTCGGCTACGAGTCGCCGCCGCGACCCCTCGTTTCATGCGGGGGCCGGCCCACCCCCCTGGCATGCAACTGGCCGAACGGACGTGGCCCGAGCTGGGCGAGTACGTCGCCGGCGAGTCGGTGGCGGTCGTGCCGCTCGGCTCCACCGAGCAGCACGGTCCGCACCTGCCGCTGGCGACCGACGCGCTCATCGCCGAGGCGCTGGCGCGGGAGGCGGCCGACCGGACCGGGTTCCTCTGTACCCCGCCGGTCCGGATCGCCGTCTCGGAACACCACCGGCAGTTCCACGGGACGATGTGGGTCGAGCCCGACGTGTTCCGCGACTACGTCGAGAGTTTCTCGCGGAACCTCACGTACCACGGCGTGGACCGGATGGTGTTCGTGAACGCCCACGGCGGCAACACCCAGCACCTCCGCGAGGTGGGCCGACGGCTCAGGCGCGACCGGACCGCCTACGCGGTCGAGTGGATGTGGGACGAGTCGATCCCTGAACTGGTGCGGGAGTCGTTCGCCCACAACGGCCCCCACGGCGGCCCGAAGGAGACCGCGATGATCCAGCACATCGCGCCCGACCTCGTCCGCGAGGGGGAACTGGAAGCGGCGCGCGACGGCGGCGTCGTCGACCTCCCGGCGGCGACGACGGGCCGGTTCGGCGCGCGGACGTACTACGACAGCTCGGACAACTCGCCCAACGGCGTGTTCGGCGACCAGACGGACGCGACCGCGGAGATCGGCGCGGAGCTGTTCGAGGCCGCGAGCGAGCAGCTCGTGAAGCTGTTGGGGTGGCTCGACGACCAGCCGTTCTCGGATCTCATGCCCGAACCGCACGTCGACCCGCAGCCGGGGAGCCGACGTCCGGAGCGCTAGCGGATCGCTGACTGGCGGCGTCCTCGTCACGTCGGCGACGGGTGTTTTCCCCGGCGCGTTCGATCCCGTCCGACGCGACGCCGCGCACCCGCGAACGCCGGACGGCAGTTCTCAGCGCACACGGCCGTTGGTCGCGGTCCGGTATTTGAACCTACGTGTCGACGGGGTCCGAGCGGTCGCCGGTTTCCTCGACCTTCGTCGAGACGGCGAGTCCGGAGCCGACGGGGAGGACGAGCGTCTCGAACGCCGGGTCGTCGCGGACGGCGTCGAGATAGCAGGCGACCCCGCGTGAGGGCTCGTCGTCGATGTCGATCGCGCGGGGTTCGCCCTCCATGTGTGCCAGCAGCGAGTGGAAGTCGATGGGGCCGTACATGATGTTGTCCGCGACGACGACGCCGCCCTCCGCGACCTTCGGCGCGACCGAGTGGAAGGCGTCCTCGTAGCGCTCCTTCTGGTGGTCGACGAGGACGACGTCGAACGGGCCGTCGTACCGCTCGACAGCGGCCAGCGCGTCGCCGTGCTCGAACTGACAGCAGTCGGCCAGGCCGGCCTCGGTCAGGAACTCCTCGCCCCGTTCGAGTTCGTCCTCGTCGAACTCGGTGAGCACGACCCGGTCGGCCCCGCCCCGCAGGAACCACGACGCCGAGTAGCCGAAGCCGGAGCCGAACTCGAACACCGTTTCCGCGCCCGTGAGCCTGGCGACCATGCGGAGGACGCCGCCCGCGTCCGGGCCGATGTTCGGGAACCGCCGTTCGCGGGCCAGCGCTGCCATTCGCTCCTGTACCTCGGTGTGTTCCGGCCCGGCGGCGCGGACGAACCGGGTCGCCTCGTCCGAGAGCACCATGTCCCGGGGGACGGGGGGCGGGACCGTGAGCCTTCGGGTCACACCCCCGAAAGCCATTCGTAGCGCCTCTCGGACGGGAGCGTATGGACGGCGGTCGCATCGAGGAGGTGACGAGCGACGAGGGCTGGGACCGGGCGCTGCCGGTGCTCCAGGAACTGTGGAGCGACGCCGACGAGTCGTTCGTCCGGTCGTGGCGCGACGAGGAGGACTACCGGCTGTTCGGGCGATACGTGGACGGGGGGCTGGTCGGCGTGGTGGGCGTCTCCGTCCAGCGCGTCGTTCACCACGCCAGACACGCATGGATTCACGACCTCGTCGTCACCGAGTCGCGCCGGGGAGCGGGTCACGGCGCGGCGCTGCTCTCGTTCGTGGAGTCGTGGGCGCGCGACCGGGACTGCGAGTACGTCGCCCTCGCGAACCGACTGGGGAACGAATCGGCGCTCGACTTCTACGAGGCGGAGGGGATGGAGGCGTGGGGGTACGTCGTCGAGACGGAGCTGTAGGACG
Protein-coding regions in this window:
- a CDS encoding methyltransferase domain-containing protein, which gives rise to MSHAAVLLVHADSDREYLRTPGEELQTDLGVLTVPDDPDPGQIIETHLEEPFTVRALRGPDLFNHFERTGAPMMPRDVGLVVGHVGAQSGDRVLDAGTGTGVLSAYLGRLGAAVTTYERDPEFAEVARDNMALAGVDDRVEVRGGDVLEDLDALSGEEFDLLTLDTADAATVVEHAPELLTSGGYCAVYAPFVEDARRAEEAADAVGLLGVETLETIQRELHVDDRGTRPSTAGVGHTGYLTFARNG
- a CDS encoding transcription factor — its product is MAFEELLEDPVIQKYLHELVGPTGMPVAAAPPDGEVTDEELAEELGLELNDVRRALFILYENDLASYRRVRDEDSGWLTYLWTFQYDNIPENLEEEMYRLLEGLEQRESYEEDHQFYLCEVDSIRFEFEEAMEFGFECPECGSPLESMENSRLVEAMEWRIDQLREELNVEHDDAGAGA
- a CDS encoding DUF2110 family protein, with product MVVLATKCYVTGDARDRALDGMASLVANDLGELDVESDVGVRHDDFVSVTVDGPDATVARNLLRERWGEVTDHFTDGETYRGTLESWDEEGFVLDAGREIRIPVAGIGLGAGSPAQIRDRFGLVQHLALRFVYDGDGDHELADAERDRLYDWTRGDGRVNVNSATRGEVRATVNRAGHAQDIVTVERLGLLEQSIVCTEGTDPPGLLAAIGGYLPAELKAVIP
- a CDS encoding DUF5803 family protein, producing the protein MRRRRVLALLALVGMLLLSGCLGFFGDDSVPAERLDQEPAGDGYAWNESVDVHVTVRADSTFQGVYRVNGSELVLYRNDGLGGRNPLDVRAVRYRYPNGTVIDGSTLAERGSVRETRDEVTIRTPVAGGQVAFTAESTPKRFVVPTYVEGSYEVVLPPDRDVSVPVFGRVSPGGAETRTDAQDRVHVTWDEVATDTVLVQFYLERDLSLFGGLLAVFGALAIVGVAYYRRQIRELRETREEMGLDVDVGDDDGRDPPPGRR
- a CDS encoding O-methyltransferase → MVLSDEATRFVRAAGPEHTEVQERMAALARERRFPNIGPDAGGVLRMVARLTGAETVFEFGSGFGYSASWFLRGGADRVVLTEFDEDELERGEEFLTEAGLADCCQFEHGDALAAVERYDGPFDVVLVDHQKERYEDAFHSVAPKVAEGGVVVADNIMYGPIDFHSLLAHMEGEPRAIDIDDEPSRGVACYLDAVRDDPAFETLVLPVGSGLAVSTKVEETGDRSDPVDT
- a CDS encoding transcriptional regulator TbsP domain-containing protein, translated to MPARSLEATPSVAETLLATARDPLFVSPPPRLARSVARSVRTGKETARLFLTPADAEDLFDEFRTATAAAEAIDGDRLVVRTAPDIAESLTLGDGRAWVHVRADSTMSSLSTSDDEVTAAFREAFEIRWAEAADYRPEVPARDVLLDTFRDRWPDAARTLSGALDGAEAVREDDVLDPVGVCTLVGARHELFSIELGEWAREVNFSSRTEVARAKERLASADIVETRRVPEGVGRPRQQLALADEALGEVDPGELIPTVQERLGISR
- a CDS encoding GNAT family N-acetyltransferase; translated protein: MDGGRIEEVTSDEGWDRALPVLQELWSDADESFVRSWRDEEDYRLFGRYVDGGLVGVVGVSVQRVVHHARHAWIHDLVVTESRRGAGHGAALLSFVESWARDRDCEYVALANRLGNESALDFYEAEGMEAWGYVVETEL
- a CDS encoding creatininase family protein, with the protein product MQLAERTWPELGEYVAGESVAVVPLGSTEQHGPHLPLATDALIAEALAREAADRTGFLCTPPVRIAVSEHHRQFHGTMWVEPDVFRDYVESFSRNLTYHGVDRMVFVNAHGGNTQHLREVGRRLRRDRTAYAVEWMWDESIPELVRESFAHNGPHGGPKETAMIQHIAPDLVREGELEAARDGGVVDLPAATTGRFGARTYYDSSDNSPNGVFGDQTDATAEIGAELFEAASEQLVKLLGWLDDQPFSDLMPEPHVDPQPGSRRPER
- a CDS encoding nascent polypeptide-associated complex protein, which gives rise to MFGGGGMNPRKMEQMMKQMGIDVTELDAEEVIIRTADEELVFGDAQVTRMDAQGQQTYQVVGSPESRAVGKGGDGGDAAIESGDDSGGEADEIPADDVEIVAQRAGVSTDAAREALEAEDGDLAAAISRLE